The nucleotide sequence AAATGACTTCATCAGTCTGAAATGCTTCATACGGATCATTAGAATTCTCCAATATAATATTATATTGGGATAATTTAACTTTACTTATCGGCCCTGCCGAAAGCGCTCCGGGTAATTTCCCATTATTGAAGTATGCAATTTGTGAATGAAAATGTTTTGTAAATTTACTTCCGATATTATAAATAAAACTTATTCCCCATGGATTTTTACCTAAAATATAATCCCGCTGTTTAATTGCAAGATCGTTAAAAGTGAAATCATTTGTAATGTTTTGCCAAAGTATTGTTTGAAGAGCTACGCCTAAATTTGTGTTATTCGTGCCCCAAGCATCGTTAATGACCTCTCCCAAAATATTTTTATTGGATAATTCTCTAAAATGTTTAAGATTTGAAAAAATATATTTCTTAAAAGACGAATCAATTTTTGCTAAACGGAAATGAGCAAATGAATTTATATCACCCCAGCTCCACCAAAAATCAGAGGCTGCTTCATTAGCATATTTTTTTGCATCTACAAGATAATTATTTTTATGAGTCGACAAATAAAGTTCAATAGCGGATAGTGATAATTTTCCAAGATATTTAGAATCCTCATAATGTCCTGTTGGAGTCCGATAAATATCTGGCGATTTGGGGTTTAAAGAATAGAATTTTTCCGCAATATCTAAACAAGTATTCGCAAAATCATTTTCATCCGGAAATTCGTTGAAAATTCTATACGCTAATGCTAAAGCGGAGGAATATATTCCAATTAAATTTTTTCCAATTCCTAAATAGGCAGGGCGGTTATTAATTAAGGGGTCGTTTTCAGGTAGTCTCCATCCTACACGTTGATCTTGTAAATCCTGGACCTGTGTTACTAGATATTGATCATTATAGTTTGCCTTAATTAACCAATTAATTCCTATTTTAGCTTCATCTAATATATCCGGTAATCCATTATTATTTTGATCTTTACTAAATTTAGAGTTATCAAAATCATAAGAAAACAGCAATGTATAAGATGTATAAGCAATTGTATTTAAGAATTTTAAATAGTCTCCAGCATCATGCCATCCTCCAGTAAGGTCATTCTTTCCATCTAATTCAATTCCGTTTAATATTAATTTTGTTGCGTCATAATAATGGCAAAATTCATGGAGATAAGGCTCATTAAAGCCGCATCGCTGTATTTTGAAAAATGTCAATAATGAATCAACTAAATTATTATAAATATAATTGTTAATCGAAAAAGTGTATGATTTTGTTCCATTTATTTCAATATAATATTTACCCGCTGATTTAATTTTTGAAAAATCAATTTTATAACAATTTTTAAATTTTCCATATGATCCGATTGGCGATTTTAAATTATCAGTTATAATATTATCGCCTGTGTAAAAATTATTTACCGTAAATTTGGTATTATCAATTTTGCTGTTTGTGAATATTATTGCTTGCTTTTTATCGGAAGGCAAATAACCCAATTGGTTTGCACGGATATAAATTTCTTGCGCAAATAGTGAATAATCAATAACCAGAATAAAAATTAGAAAGAATATTTTAATAAAATTATTATATTCATTTTGAGTAATATTAACTAAAAAATGTACGTATTTCATTAAGAAAGTTCTTTCTAAAAAAAACATTATATGAAACCAAATATAATATTAAAATCTACATTTTTTTAAATAATTAAAATTATGAAATTAAACATTAATTATTTCTTATGATATTTATTGGAAGGTAAACTAAAATATTCTGAACCAAAGAATATTTAATCAATTTCATAATTGCTCATTATGGCAAGGTGATTTCTATGTTTAACGACTAGATAATATCTTATATTTGGTGTATCAAAAGTAACCGGACTTGTTCCATCAAGATCAACAATAGTTCCATCTTTTAACAAAAATGCTGACCTGCTTGAAATAATTCTGCTTTTATCTTCGGCACTTCTTAATTCCAAAAGTACCCAATCTACAACATCAACTCCAATTGATGAAACACTTTGTGGATCTTGGCTATAAGGAGAATTTAAGGGAACGCTTAACGCTTGGTTCATGTAAAAATCAGATGAAGAATATGGACCCTCCAAAAAAATTTTAGCCGAAATTAAAATTGAACCGCAGTTTTCAATAATTTCATGAATCGTAGGATTTTGATCATTCCCTAAAACCGTGTAAATTCCAGTTAAACCATTAGAATTAAGTAAATTATAAAGTCCGCAAAAATTTGATAGCTCAGGATTTGTTGTAATCGAAAGATCAGCTCCAACTGATAAAATATTGTTAAGCCCATCTAAATTCGTAATTATTGTATTGCTGGCAATAGTAAGATAGCCGCCAATTGAAGTTATTCCACCCAACCCATCTAAATTTAATAGTGCATTGTTGTAGGACAATTCTAGGTATCCATTTATTGAAGAAATATTTAATAATCCGAGTAAACTTGAAAGGGCGGAATTATTATTGATATAAAGATACCCGTTTACAGATGTAATGCCGGTTAATCCATCTAAATCAGTTAATGCTGCATTATTATTTATTTTAAGATTTCCATTTATTGTAACAATTCCATTTAACCCGTTCAAATTTGAAAGTAAACTATTATCACTTATAAATAAATCTCCGCCAATAAAATTAAGTGTTGAAAGTGAGGATATATCATTAATATCTAATCCTGATATTTTAAGATTACCGGATATGTTTACATAATTTTCTGAACCAAAACTGTTGACTTCTGATTGTGTGGTTAGTATTACATTACCATTAAAGGTTTGAGCAATGATACTTTTAAGACATAAAATATTAATAAGGATGATTAGCAACAATAAAAATGAAATATCTTTTTTCAAAATTTTCTCCCTAAATAAATAATGCCGCTAAATATTTGAATTTATTTGTAAAAGTTTGCAAATACAAATAAATGGACAATTCGTCCTTTATTGAAAAATACAAAATTAAATGAGATTTTATGTGATTTAAAATACATACTGTAAATTATATTTAAGAAATTCTTTAAAAATTAAATAATTTAAATTATTTTCTTATCTGTATATTATTTTATTCTTCTTATTGTTTATTCAATGAAAGTGGAATAATTAGATACCTTACTTAGTTGAATCCATAAAC is from Ignavibacteriota bacterium and encodes:
- a CDS encoding glycoside hydrolase family 9 protein; protein product: MKYVHFLVNITQNEYNNFIKIFFLIFILVIDYSLFAQEIYIRANQLGYLPSDKKQAIIFTNSKIDNTKFTVNNFYTGDNIITDNLKSPIGSYGKFKNCYKIDFSKIKSAGKYYIEINGTKSYTFSINNYIYNNLVDSLLTFFKIQRCGFNEPYLHEFCHYYDATKLILNGIELDGKNDLTGGWHDAGDYLKFLNTIAYTSYTLLFSYDFDNSKFSKDQNNNGLPDILDEAKIGINWLIKANYNDQYLVTQVQDLQDQRVGWRLPENDPLINNRPAYLGIGKNLIGIYSSALALAYRIFNEFPDENDFANTCLDIAEKFYSLNPKSPDIYRTPTGHYEDSKYLGKLSLSAIELYLSTHKNNYLVDAKKYANEAASDFWWSWGDINSFAHFRLAKIDSSFKKYIFSNLKHFRELSNKNILGEVINDAWGTNNTNLGVALQTILWQNITNDFTFNDLAIKQRDYILGKNPWGISFIYNIGSKFTKHFHSQIAYFNNGKLPGALSAGPISKVKLSQYNIILENSNDPYEAFQTDEVIYQDDRMDYITNEPTITANATAVFVFAFYSNR